In Gigantopelta aegis isolate Gae_Host unplaced genomic scaffold, Gae_host_genome ctg3741_pilon_pilon, whole genome shotgun sequence, the genomic window atttttgtttattctcattaaataatttattatcttcataattaattaactacatgtgttcatttaattatttcattaatctATTTAGAGTCCATGGAATCAGTTCTTTCAAGATGGTGAactcaaacaaacaataactcAAGATATTGTCCGAACTCATCCTGATCAACAGTTCTTTAGACAACAAGAGATTCAGTAAGTTATATTACAATTTGAAAGAGAATGCATGATATGTGTTTTAATATCTGTTAATTAGCCAAGcatgttttaacttttattaatggtttaataactgttaataaaccaaccatattttgttttttttgtttttatgttatttcTAGAAACTCAATGTTGGATATTTTATTCTGCTATGCCAAGGAACACCCCGATCTAGGTTATCGTCAAGGTATGCATGAACTGTTAGCTCCTCTCCTGTTTGTACTACATGCTGAATGTAGAGATGATGTCCACTCTGATGACACACTAAGGTAAGTAGATATAATATGAGACCAATATAATTAATAgttctatctttctctctcctctctcacttATATTAGTCTTGAGTTAAAGGTAGTAATGGATCCAGAATATATCGAAGCAGATGCTTTGTAAGTATAGTGCATTATGTAGTGTTTCCATGtatacttctctctctctctctctgtagcgCTCTCTTCTCAGAGTTAATGGAGGGTATGCAGAACTTCTATCTTAGTGCATCATTAGAAGCTGATTTACATAAGGTAAATCTAATTATCATTGATAATAATAGGGCCTTCCTCTCACTCTAGGCTAGGGAACAACGAGCTAATGGACAATCTGGTAATGCCATGAAGTTAGATCCACGAGTGGCACTACCATTTGAATCCAAAGACTTTATAGCACCAGTAAGTATATATTGTAACAACAGGAAgtaaatataattgtatata contains:
- the LOC121392402 gene encoding TBC1 domain family member 5-like — encoded protein: MSLCLSQIFLGCLPENQSQWVEFSNKSRAIYKSLKQTSPWNQFFQDGELKQTITQDIVRTHPDQQFFRQQEIQNSMLDILFCYAKEHPDLGYRQGMHELLAPLLFVLHAECRDDFYLSLSSLTYISLELKVVMDPEYIEADAFALFSELMEGMQNFYLSASLEADLHKTSAIARKLDYIHDLLLKRADEQLYYRLQDLGIPPQTYGIRWIRLLFGREFYLPSVLQLWDALFAEGVSLALMDYIFVVMLIQIRDT